In Candidatus Binatia bacterium, the genomic window CCCGCGATGCCGCTAGCATCGTTCTCATTCAAGACTATCACTTCGCCTTGCTTCCCCGAATGTTACGTGAAGCGGATTCCAAGCTGTTGATTGCTCAATTCTGGCACATTCCATGGCCAAATCCGGAAGCATTCCGAATTTGCCCCTGGAGCGAGGAAATCCTCGACGGGCTGCTTGGGAACGATCTCCTCGGATTCCACATCCGATATCATTGCCAGAATTTTCTCGAGACCGTAGCTGCGACCTTGGAGGCTCGCGTCGACGACGAACAGTCGCGCATCTCGCGCCGCGGGCAAACAACCTTTGTCCGTCCGTTCCCCATCAGCCTCGACATCGATGCCATGAGCGAAGAGGCACGCTCGCCTGTGCTTGCGGAGCGCACGGAGTCGCTCCGCAAGGAGCTCGGGCTGCAGGATCAGCGAGTGATTCTCGGGGTCGACCGCATCGACTACACAAAGGGCATTCCCGAGCGACTTCGTGCGTTCGACCAGCTCTTGCAAAAGCATCCCGAATATCGCGGGCACGTCACCTTCGTGCAAATCGGGGCACCGAGCCGCAGCCACATTCCCACGTACAAGGCGCTTGCGGCGGAGCTCGATTCGCTGGTCGCCGACATCAATTGGAAGTATGCAAGCGGCCGCTGGACTCCGGTGGTTTACCTAGACGTTGCCCATTCTGCGGAAGAAGTCCTCGCGTTTTATCGACTGGCCGACGTCTGCGTAGTCAGCGCGCTGCACGATGGGATGAACCTCGTGGCCAAAGAGTATGTGGCGGCGCGTCCTGATCTGGACGGCGTTCTTGTGTTGAGCCGCTTTACTGGGGTGGCGCGCGAACTCGAGGAAGCGATTCAAGTCAATCCGTACGCGGTCGACGAACTCGCTGACGCTCTTCACTTGGCACTCAACATGGACCCGAACGAACGACGCGCTCGTATGGCCGCGTTACGCGATACCGTGGCGCGCAACAGCATTTATCGTTGGGCCGGCAAGATCGTGAGCGCCATGGGGCGGATTGCCGCGCGGCGCCGTTTCGAAGGGACGCTGTGAGCGAGCTCTTGGCCGGGCAACCGCGTGAGCAACTGCTCACCCATCTCGCCGAGGCCCGCGGCTTGTTTTGCTTTGTCGATTACGACGGCACGCTGGCCCCAATTGCACCGCGGCCCGAACTTGCGTTGCCAGAAGCGGGCGCCACGCAGGTCGTGCAAGCTCTCGCTGCCCTCCCTAAGGTGCACCTGGCCATTGTCAGCGGCCGCCGAGCCGACGAGGTGCGACAACTTCTGCCAGCGTCAGGGGCCTACTACGTCGGTGTGCACGGCGCTGAGGTCGTCGACCCAACAGGAGAAAAGCTGTTCTTGGAGGAGCCGAGCCAAATCCAGCATTGGCTCGAGCGTGCGCGCGAACTTCTCGAGCCTGCCATCAAGAATTCCGAAGGCGTTTGGATCGAAGATAAGATATTCGCCCTGGCCTGCCATACACGCCTTGCTTCGGAGAACTCTCGACACCGCGCTGAGCGGGCAGTGCGCTCCGTCTACGAGCGGCTTCGACTCGAGGGTGCTCCCTTGCAGCTTGTCGAAGGCAAGCGTGTGTTGGAGTTCCGTTCCAAACACGTAAACAAAGGACGCGCCGTGCTGTGGTTGTGGCAGTCGCGCGCGCCCGACTTCGTGCCGCTCTATGCTGGGGACGACGCGACCGATGAGGACGCGTTCAGTGCACTTGCAGGGCAAGGTGTGACCATTCGTGTCGGTGCGGAATCCGTTGTCACCCGAGCGCACTATCGGATCGCAACACCAAAGGACCTCGTCGCCTTCCTGCGGGATCTCTGGTTCGCTCGAAAAGCCCGCCCTTCGAGCTGATGGGCTCCGGCAAATCGGAGAGGTCGCGCTGCCCGAGCAAGATGCTCAAGGCAACAGGGCAGCTCGCGCATAAATCGCCAGGCTCAGCAGCACGAACAGCGCCAACAATAACTTCGTTATCGCGCGGATCCACTGCATAGGCGTGAAGGTTGGGTCGACGTCGTTCCGCAGGAAGGCAAAGGCGACAACCGACTGCGCGCACCCGATGTGGGTCCAGCATCCGCCGAGGGCGTACCCAGCAATTTGTGCCATGGCGAAGAAGCGAACCAGTTGAACCTCGAGTTGGTGCAGCGCGTGGGCAGCAAAATCGGCAACCACGTTGTTGTCGAGCAGCGCGGAAAGGACGGTAGCCGCGAAAAACTGGATCCAGGCGACGTGCGCCTCGCCCAGGGTGGCGATGCCGTGGCGGAGCAGCGCTTCTAGGTGCTCAAAGAACCCCGCGGCTTGCATGAGAGTGATCGAAAAGAAGAGCGGCAGCAGGAACAGATATTCACGGTATTCATGCCACGCCTCCCTGAGAGCCAGCCGGCGCATCCGCGGCAGGTGCCAGATCCCGGCAATCGCGACTGCAAATCCCGCGAAGGAGGCATAAAACAGCCGGAACTGGTGGTTCAGCGCATGCGCGACAAGCAAGGCTACAAACGGGACAAAGGCCAACATGCCGATCCTTTGGGTGTGCACCCGACGTCGTCTTGTCTTCATCAGCAGTTGGCGCACCGGGATTTCGGCCTCGCGGGCGGCTGCTCGGTCACCGGCCGCGGCATGACGGTAGTGGTCGTCAAGGGCTCGGGCCAATTCTTCCTCGAGAAAGGCTCCCAACAACCGGTGCCGCACTTCCTCCGGGACCTTTTCGACCACGAGCGCCAGACCCAAGGGGACACCGTGCTGCAGCCGTTTGACGACCGCCTCGAAGCGATCGCCCAACTCATCAGCATGCGCTTCAACGAGTTCGATCGGCGTGAGCACCTCTCCGTGTCGTTCCGCTTGCAGAAACCGGACGTCAGCAGCGTGGCGATCCAGTAGGTCGAGTTCGCGCCACGCCACCCGCTTCCCGCGCAGGCGAGAGCGTAGACTCCCTGCCACGATCAGATAGCTGGCTAGCGCCAGAGGGGCGCAGTACTGCAAGAAAAACGCATCGTTCAGGCGGGGATGGAGATTTGCCCGCATGATCAAGTTCGGGGGCTCTCCATAGGCTAGCCACATGCCGCACACAGTGGTGATCACGGTGGACACCATCACCGCGTAGCGAACGTCCTTCAAATCGGCGTCCGCAAGAAACAAGATGATCACAAGCACCCGCAACGTCAGTCCGATCATCGACACGCCGTCGAGAATACCGGAAGCGAGAGCGACCAGTGCCGTGATCGAAATCACCGTCGGTACGACAGCACCGCGATTCCAGCGGAGCAGGCGAAAACTAATGCTCTCGAGAAGTCGCGTTTGCGAAATCACGGCGACAAAGAAGGTGAGCCCGAGAAGAAACAGCATGGTATCGACGTGGACAAGGTGGTCGAGTGCCTCAAGGGTGCTCAAGTGCGCCACGACCTCCCGGAACAGGTGGCTCCAACCCTCGCGCTGCACCACTTCGCGCAACTCGGAGTCGTGCCACCAAACACCCCAGAAAGTGGCGGAGATCACCAAGGCGGCGCCATAAGTGAGGGCGTTTTTGTCGAGGCGGTAGCGGATCGAACCGAACACAAAGAGGGCGAGGACCGTGGCCAGCATTTCCACACCGAGCAGCCAAACCGGCAGTGGCGTGATGTGTCCGACAACCCCCACGCCGGCAGCAACGGTGGCAGAGCCAAACAGAAACCAGTGTGGGGAGAGCTCGATCAAATCTGGCGACTGAGGGGCATGCTCGCTCATCGCTTCGTGTCCGCAAACAGTGAGGCAGCGTTTTACCAAGGGGCCGAAGGGGAAGCTA contains:
- a CDS encoding trehalose-6-phosphate synthase, which codes for MREVPFAPIDTLEGTEEFPRFWTKETLHQVVERVLQGYKLIVVSNREPYVHRLEAGRVVCERPVSGLVTALEPVMRACGGTWIAHGSGNADREVADEHGRVPVPPEAPSYTLRRVWLSKEDEQDYYYGFANQALWPLCHIVFQRPLFRTEHWNAYRRVNRQFAEIILEEARDAASIVLIQDYHFALLPRMLREADSKLLIAQFWHIPWPNPEAFRICPWSEEILDGLLGNDLLGFHIRYHCQNFLETVAATLEARVDDEQSRISRRGQTTFVRPFPISLDIDAMSEEARSPVLAERTESLRKELGLQDQRVILGVDRIDYTKGIPERLRAFDQLLQKHPEYRGHVTFVQIGAPSRSHIPTYKALAAELDSLVADINWKYASGRWTPVVYLDVAHSAEEVLAFYRLADVCVVSALHDGMNLVAKEYVAARPDLDGVLVLSRFTGVARELEEAIQVNPYAVDELADALHLALNMDPNERRARMAALRDTVARNSIYRWAGKIVSAMGRIAARRRFEGTL
- the otsB gene encoding trehalose-phosphatase, with the protein product MSELLAGQPREQLLTHLAEARGLFCFVDYDGTLAPIAPRPELALPEAGATQVVQALAALPKVHLAIVSGRRADEVRQLLPASGAYYVGVHGAEVVDPTGEKLFLEEPSQIQHWLERARELLEPAIKNSEGVWIEDKIFALACHTRLASENSRHRAERAVRSVYERLRLEGAPLQLVEGKRVLEFRSKHVNKGRAVLWLWQSRAPDFVPLYAGDDATDEDAFSALAGQGVTIRVGAESVVTRAHYRIATPKDLVAFLRDLWFARKARPSS